Proteins co-encoded in one Gimesia chilikensis genomic window:
- a CDS encoding DUF1501 domain-containing protein, translated as MDRREFLLHAGGGLGSIALASLLKQEQLLSAAPAGTHVLHHPPRAKRVVQLYMSGAASQCDTFDFKPELIKDNGNEWDPGEKVQLFQSSPGKTMQAPWKWKQYGESGKWLNDCVAPLGACVDDMAFIHNMVSKSNVHGPATFMQATGFILPGFPGMGAWISYGLGSMTDNLPTFVVLPDPRGFAPNGAANWSAGFLPASNQGTMIRPNSKTPIANLFPSNNDFITRQSDHDVLAALKQLNQKHEAQRAGDSRLNARIKSYELAAKMQLQAPEVLDLSGETKSTLNMYGLDSVDFEVQEGISEAAEIAYFGRNCLVARRLLEQGVRFVQIWSGADNGFPRRNWDSHEDIKRDHWPLGRGMSIGATALIQDLKQRGMLDDTIILWTTEFGRMPCSQGSKGRDHNPFVFTNWLSGGGIKGGTTYGESDQWSFKPADPANPTMCYDVHATILHLLGIDHEKLTFRHNGIDRRLTDVHGHVIKEIIA; from the coding sequence ATGGATCGTCGTGAATTTCTGCTGCACGCAGGCGGGGGGCTGGGAAGCATCGCTTTGGCGTCGCTGCTCAAACAGGAACAGCTGCTGAGCGCTGCCCCTGCTGGAACGCACGTCCTGCATCATCCGCCCCGCGCGAAACGCGTGGTCCAACTCTACATGTCGGGAGCCGCGAGTCAGTGTGATACGTTCGACTTTAAACCCGAACTCATCAAGGACAACGGCAACGAATGGGACCCGGGAGAAAAAGTGCAGCTGTTTCAGTCCTCGCCAGGCAAGACGATGCAGGCACCCTGGAAGTGGAAACAGTACGGCGAATCGGGGAAGTGGCTCAACGATTGCGTCGCCCCCCTGGGCGCGTGTGTTGACGATATGGCCTTCATTCACAATATGGTCAGCAAGTCGAACGTTCACGGCCCGGCGACTTTTATGCAGGCTACCGGATTTATTCTCCCCGGCTTTCCCGGCATGGGGGCCTGGATCAGCTACGGTCTGGGCAGCATGACCGATAACCTGCCGACGTTCGTTGTGCTCCCCGATCCGCGCGGCTTCGCACCGAATGGCGCTGCCAACTGGTCCGCCGGCTTCCTGCCCGCGAGTAACCAGGGCACCATGATTCGTCCGAATTCCAAAACACCCATCGCCAACCTGTTCCCATCCAATAATGATTTCATCACCCGCCAGAGCGATCACGATGTGCTCGCCGCACTGAAACAGCTCAACCAGAAACATGAAGCACAACGAGCCGGTGATTCGCGGCTGAATGCCCGCATCAAGTCTTATGAACTGGCCGCGAAAATGCAGCTGCAGGCACCGGAAGTACTCGACCTGTCCGGCGAGACAAAGAGCACGCTCAATATGTACGGTCTCGACTCGGTCGACTTTGAAGTGCAGGAAGGTATCAGCGAAGCAGCTGAGATCGCCTACTTCGGTCGCAACTGTCTGGTAGCCCGAAGACTGCTGGAGCAGGGTGTCCGCTTCGTGCAGATCTGGTCGGGAGCCGACAACGGCTTCCCCCGTCGTAACTGGGATTCGCATGAAGACATCAAACGCGATCACTGGCCTTTAGGCCGGGGCATGTCCATCGGGGCTACAGCACTGATTCAGGATCTGAAGCAGAGAGGTATGCTCGACGATACGATTATTCTCTGGACGACCGAGTTCGGCAGAATGCCCTGCAGCCAGGGAAGCAAAGGCCGCGACCACAATCCGTTCGTCTTCACCAACTGGCTGTCGGGAGGCGGCATCAAAGGGGGCACCACTTATGGCGAGTCCGATCAGTGGTCCTTCAAGCCTGCCGATCCCGCTAACCCCACGATGTGCTACGATGTGCACGCGACAATCCTGCACCTGTTGGGCATTGATCACGAAAAGCTGACGTTCCGGCACAATGGGATCGACCGTCGCCTGACCGACGTGCATGGTCATGTGATTAAAGAGATCATCGCCTGA
- a CDS encoding DUF1559 family PulG-like putative transporter, giving the protein MKKSRARNLKRSGFTLIELLVVISIIALLAALLIPAVFAARESARSSQCKSNLRQFGLSMHAFASTDPSGRYCTGAYDFRRDGCPDTWGWVADMVNSGAGLPQKMLCPSSTLLGSEKLNDMIGVANTSNKDSAPLSRLSDGVCATWTSGTEGTPARLLQVAKLLEDGYGTNYASSWFLVRSGAKTSAGVTSSGLKGFGGSLGPLTIRRLDSSRVASSAVAFMGCGAPGDVGEAVLSHSIPGFVDAGERLAESFNDGPGRWDPTAGTGGAITLMPAGTNVVGAIPAELPDPNRAGTPGPDTFLWLQDSRDWYAWHGRGSNKICNILMADGSVKAMVDLNGDGFLNPGFTGSASGGSGYTDATVELRPSECFSGPWLDAQLTKGNFE; this is encoded by the coding sequence ATGAAAAAATCACGTGCTCGTAATCTGAAACGCTCAGGTTTTACCCTGATCGAACTTCTGGTGGTGATCTCGATCATCGCTCTGCTGGCTGCCCTGCTGATCCCAGCTGTTTTCGCAGCCCGCGAATCTGCCCGCTCTTCACAGTGTAAGAGCAACCTGCGTCAGTTTGGTCTTTCCATGCACGCCTTCGCATCAACTGACCCCAGCGGTCGCTACTGCACCGGTGCTTACGACTTCCGTCGTGACGGATGTCCTGACACCTGGGGCTGGGTCGCTGACATGGTCAACAGTGGTGCCGGTCTTCCTCAGAAGATGCTGTGCCCTTCATCGACTCTGCTCGGTTCAGAAAAACTGAACGACATGATCGGTGTGGCCAACACCAGTAACAAAGACTCTGCTCCACTGTCACGTCTGAGTGATGGTGTCTGTGCGACCTGGACTTCCGGTACAGAAGGTACTCCTGCCCGTCTGTTACAGGTTGCTAAACTTCTGGAAGATGGTTACGGAACGAACTACGCATCCAGCTGGTTCCTCGTACGTTCAGGAGCCAAGACTTCTGCAGGCGTAACATCATCCGGTCTGAAAGGTTTCGGCGGAAGTCTGGGTCCCTTGACCATTCGTCGTCTGGATTCTTCTCGCGTCGCTTCTTCGGCTGTCGCTTTCATGGGTTGTGGAGCTCCTGGTGACGTCGGCGAAGCTGTTCTGTCTCACTCCATTCCCGGATTCGTAGACGCTGGTGAGCGTCTGGCTGAATCTTTCAACGACGGTCCCGGCCGCTGGGATCCGACTGCAGGAACTGGTGGAGCCATCACCCTGATGCCCGCTGGTACCAATGTTGTTGGAGCGATTCCTGCTGAACTGCCCGACCCCAACCGTGCTGGTACTCCCGGCCCTGATACTTTCCTCTGGCTGCAGGATTCTCGTGACTGGTACGCATGGCACGGCCGTGGATCTAACAAGATCTGCAACATCCTGATGGCTGACGGTAGTGTGAAAGCAATGGTTGACCTGAACGGTGACGGCTTCCTGAACCCCGGTTTCACCGGTTCTGCTTCAGGTGGTTCTGGATACACCGACGCCACTGTTGAACTGCGTCCTTCTGAGTGCTTCTCCGGTCCCTGGCTGGATGCTCAGCTGACTAAAGGTAACTTCGAATAA